In Quercus robur chromosome 10, dhQueRobu3.1, whole genome shotgun sequence, a genomic segment contains:
- the LOC126701955 gene encoding probable inactive purple acid phosphatase 27, with translation MEERTSYLKFFRVVVLFLLGLRTSSAFCVVGSTDEQPLSKIAMHKVTLGLRESVTIRASPVVLGLQGEDTEWVTVNIVNPDPSEDDWVAVFSPANFNASTCSPVNDEDQTPYLCSSPIKYKYANSSRTYTKTGKASLKFQLINQRADFSFALFSGGLSNPKLVAESNFISFANPKAPLYPRLAQGKSWNEMTVTWTSGYSIDEAVPFVEWGKGETQTQSPAGTLTIDQNSMCGSPARTVGWRDPGFIHTSFLINLWPNSVYTYRMGHALSNGSYIWSKSYSFKSSPYPGQDSLQRVIVFGDMGKAERDGSNEYSDYQPGALNTTDQLIKDLKNIDIVFHIGDLSYANGYISQWDQFTSQVEPIASTVPYMVASGNHERDWPNSGSFYENMDSGGECGVLAETMFYFPAENRAKFWYSTDYGMFHFCIADSEHDWREGTEQYKFIEHCLASADRRKQPWLIFAAHRVLGYSSNSWYAQEGSFEEPMGRESLQKLWQKYRVDIAFYGHVHNYERTCPIYQNQCVNSDKSHYSGTVKGTIHVVVGGGGSHLSEFTTAIPNWSIYRDYDWGFVKLTAFNRSSLLFEYKKSRDGKVYDSFTISREYKDVLACVHDSCEPTTLAS, from the exons ATGGAAGAGAGGACTAGTTACCTAAAGTTCTTCAGGGTTgtggttctttttcttttggggttgAGAACTAGCTCAGCTTTTTGCGTTGTTGGGTCGACTGACGAGCAGCCACTGTCCAAGATAGCAATGCACAAGGTCACTCTTGGTCTCCGTGAATCTGTGACCATTAGAGCTAGCCCAGTTGTTCTTGGGTTACAG GGTGAGGATACTGAATGGGTGACTGTGAATATTGTAAATCCAGATCCATCTGAGGATGATTGGGTTGCAGTTTTTTCTCCAGCAAACTTCAA CGCATCAACCTGTTCACCAGTGAATGATGAAGACCAGACTCCATATTTATGTTCAAGCCCAATAAAG TACAAGTATGCAAATTCCTCCAGAACATACACAAAAACTGGCAAAGCTTCTTTGAAGTTCCAGTTGATCAATCAGCGAGCTGATTTCTCATTTGCATTGTTTTCAGGCGGTTTGTCAAAT CCTAAACTGGTGGCAgaatcaaattttatatcatttgCCAATCCTAAAGCACCTTTATATCCACGCCTTGCTCAAGGGAAGTCTTGGAATGAA ATGACAGTAACCTGGACAAGTGGCTATAGCATTGATGAAGCTGTTCCATTTGTTGAATGGGGCAAAGGAGAAACTCAAACTCAATCCCCAGCTGGAACATTGACAATTGATCAGAACAGCATGTGTG GTTCACCTGCACGGACAGTAGGCTGGCGTGATCCTGGTTTCATACACACAAGTTTCTTAATAAATTTGTGGCCTAACTCAGT GTACACTTACAGGATGGGCCATGCCTTATCTAATGGTTCATATATCTGGAGCAAATCCTATTCTTTCAAATCATCCCCATATCCTGGACAGGACTCCCTACAACGTGTAATAGTATTTGGCGACATGGGGAAG GCTGAGCGTGATGGTTCAAATGAGTATAGTGATTATCAACCAGGTGCATTGAATACTACCGACCAACTCATCAAGGACTTGAAAAACATTGACATAGTTTTTCATATAGGGGATCTTTCTTATGCAAATGGATACATCTCACAATGGGACCAATTCACATCACAGGTggagcccattgcatcaactgTCCCATATATGGTTGCAAG TGGTAATCATGAACGTGATTGGCCAAATAGCGGATCCTTCTATGAAAATATGGATTCAGGTGGGGAATGCGGTGTGCTTGCTGAGACCATGTTCTACTTTCCTGCTGAGAACAGAGCCAAGTTCTG GTATTCAACAGATTATGGAATGTTTCACTTCTGTATAGCTGACAGTGAGCATGACTGGAGGGAGGGAACAGAACAGTACAAGTTCATTGAGCATTGCCTTGCATCTGCAGATAGAAGGAAACAACCGTGGTTAATCTTTGCTGCTCATCGTGTTCTGGGATATTCCTCAAATAGTTGGTATGCCCAGGAAGGATCATTTGAAGAGCCAATGGGAAGGGAAAGCTTGCAAAAGCTATGGCAGAAGTACAGGGTAGACATTGCATTTTATGGCCATGTCCATAACTATGAAAGAACATGCCCCATTTACCAG AATCAATGCGTTAATTCAGACAAATCACATTACTCAGGCACCGTGAAGGGAACAATCCATGTTGTCGTTGGAGGGGGAGGTAGCCACTTATCAGAATTCACCACAGCAATACCTAATTGGAGTATTTACAGAGACTATGACTGGGGCTTTGTCAAACTAACAGCATTTAATCGTTCTTCTCTCCTCTTTGAGTACAAGAAAAGTCGTGATGGGAAGGTGTACGATTCCTTCACCATCTCAAgggaatacaaagatgtcttgGCCTGTGTTCATGACAGTTGTGAACCAACCACTTTGGCCTCTTGA